TAAAAATGTTGCATAATAAGTTACATTTGTGATAATGCTTGTGATAATTCAATATCAGTCAACAACCTCTCACAGTTGCATCCAGTGAACTCTTCGAAATATTGTCTAAAGTTCACAAGCATCAAAATTATCATCTTTGGGGACTCAGAAGTGCacaaaagtatgttaatgtgtCACTCTGTGGTATGCACTTTTCATTTAACTCTGAGAAGGGGTCATGAACATGTCTTCTTTTACCTCGTTTTGGTTAAATTAATTCCTCTTGTTTCTGAACAATCAGTTGAGCAATTATACATTAACCAACTGGACAGAGCCCAACACCCAGATGTGCAGCCCATCTTCATCTCCATACCACGTGTGTTTTACTCTGCGCATTCAGTTGGAGAGGTTGTTAAAACTCAATCACGCTTATTAAGGTGCACTAATCTACTCGCCCACCCCGTTTTTGCGCATCTGAGATCCAACGGCTGAAAGTGTCACGTCACGATTTTGACAGCTTCACACCGAATCAGATTTCTGCTCTGAAGAGGTGCGCGCGTGTGTTGCATGAAGTTTTGCGCACTTGCCTCTCTACCCCAAAAGTCTTTGGAGATCTCGCACCCCAGCTCGCCGGTGAACTCGTGCCATCCTGTCATATGAAATGGTGAGTGCTTTCTAATAAATAGTTTGTATTACTTGCTATTGTATTTCGGCACTTGGGGATCCTGATAGTGGTTGCGCTTTTACGCGCACCTGTCGGTTGGGTTTTTGATCAAATGTCCGTGAATTTTGTTGTTTAGTAGTTATGTGATATATATCGGCAGTTTATTGATATGTTTAATTAGCATATGAAAGCAATTCCAGGGCGCGCATGTGAATGTTGTTAAAAAAGAAAGTGATAAGGTGCAACACGTGGGTGGGTATAGATAAATAACATTGATATGCAAAGTGCTAAATGTTATAAAAGGAGCTGTTTGACTTAGTTTAGAAAGTTATACAAATTGTGTGTTTAATTGTCTAGCATTCACGATTTAATGGAGAAATTGCGCAATGGTTATGAATATGAAATCAGTGTTTATACAAATTCTCAGTaatataaaacactttaaaagaaGATTTACAAATCAGTTGAAATATAGCTGCCATCAAAACTATcttaaaagttaaaaaagtgaaataacAAATCAAGATAccgattattttttaaatatattgacAAATATACTACATTGATATCTTATTCGAAATAGTTGCTCAAAAAGTGCCAATGTCTCACTACAGAGCACCATGCTGTCGTGCCAAGATCTGAGCTTTGCAGGAGGGCAGCGCTACGACAGCTCGTACTCCACCTCGACGTTAGCTGACGGTGTTGACGTATCCACGGCAACGCTCGTGTCCCTCTGGGACGCTGGTCCCCTGGACAACGGTGCCCGCCAGCACGAGCCGCCGCCGCGGGGTAAGTGCTGCAGTATGCCGGGATCAGCGGCGCGAGTGCTTTCCCGGCTGCCTCGCGCCTTGTCAAACTGGAATTTTTCCATCTGGGACTTTTCATGTTTTGTTAGCTTAGCTGTGGAGTATCTGGCCACCTCCAAAGTGTTTTTAAGGCTTTTGTTTTCAAAGCAGCTTGTTTATTTCATTGATGCTTTTCTCTTTTTTGCTTTTCACACAACAATTATCCCTAAACCATCACTAAtccaatgtttttaaatgtttctttcgTTTTAGATTCACCACATGTGTCTGAACATAGACTGGGACATCACACCTGGTCGGATCAACTGTCACCGCAGCTACAACGAAACAAACAGgtatttattgtgttatgtTGTATGTATATTGTGTTATGGAATGCTACCGCATTTGTAAATGTACTTCAGCAGATTATTATTTACTACTTAGTGGACATTGTTAATGAATTGTGGTAACATTTTTCCATGAAGCTCCAAGACACTCTGATCCAAAGAGAGGAGGAGCTAGCGAGACTTCAAGAGGAGAATAACAAACTCAAAGAGTTTTTGAACTCATCATATGTGAAGTCTTTGGAGGAAAATAGCAAGGTAATGGAAGAAATCACTGAACTTGATCACTTTCCTCTATTCACAGCTATatctttttaattttcttttttttaattaaagaaatacaTAAGTTGGTTggataaaatacattcattttcaacCAAGCGTTGGGTCAGAAAAAACcaaacccagccgttgggttaaatgaaTATTCCACTtacataataattttttttttttttgataatttactcacccccttgtcatccaagatgtttatgtcttttttcATTCAGTCAGGAACAAATTACGTTctttgaggaaaatattccagaatttttctccatatagtgggtCTTATTTAGCAAAACGATCATAATTTTCgcaaaaaaaagtacttttaaaccacaactttttgtcttgcACCAGCCGTGTGATGCGTCACGCATGACTTATGCAAAACTACCGCTTCAGTGTTTAAAAGTATGGAGAAAGAGAACCGTTCAGATGTTGTTGtgtgtggaatgatactaatgaatgtgtcagtttattgttaaaaatggtcagcaagtgtgcgtttcacatatgtaacgcgtgacctttcgacgtgattacgaaaggtcgtgctggcgcgtcacatggcTGATGCACAACgagaagttatggtttaaaagtaaatttttttgggCAAAACTATGATGGTTTCGCTagaaaagacccttatgccaTGGTTGGGATTGTTAAGAGTCCtatgaagctgcattgaaactgtaaactgttgaggtccactaaagtccaaaaaaatccaaaaaactttttttttgagtgaagaaagaaagacataaacatcttggatgacatgggggtgagtaaattaaacagaaaatgataaaaaaaaccaTTTTGGGTTAAACAATAGCACAGGTTAAATCACAACCCATCCGGTTGGGTTCATCCCCTTTTTGACcttatggacaaacccaactgttgggtttaaaAAAACCTATGCTGGCTTGTTTTATCAAATAcagacattttctaggtttacgTAACCCAACCCCTATTGTAAAcctaagggctcattatagttgtgcgtaggtccaaGCTGACctcacaagaattcgtacatatttaacgagttggctaattcgtattcatacaaagttaatcatgcaaaaacttACTAAACCCAACcactaaccccaacatcacagagGTCAAgacaaattgtacaaaaacatacgaatctggtcgtatgaattaatacaaattagccaactcgtaaaatatgtacgaattcttgtgagatagcGTCGGTAGGTCCTATGGCGTAGCGGCTACTGTGtaggtcagtggttctcaaactttttcagcgtgcagccccccttgtgtacagtgcatttcttcgcggccaccccaaagaaaatgaatgccaaatttgttctaaaatgtaacattttaattaaacaaaacatataaaattattcaaagtagtgcttttggttagtagccttatatatttttggtttaattacacagaattcatgataaattaatgtattttataaaatctcataaaactggggcccccctggcaccatctcgcagcccccctgagggccccggcccccagtttgagaaccactgctgtaggtTACGCATTGGTTTTCATAAATACTTCTGCGTCGTCGTCCACGTTTTCAGCACATACTTAACATTTTCTTAACAAGTAAAACTTTCTGATGAACTTTTCTGAATGTTTTCCTCTTTTTCCTCAATTGTAGAAACTTCTTTCAAACTGCAAAGTTCAAGATGGGATGAGGAAACGGAAAAGCACACACAGTGATTTAGGAAACGTAAGCCAATTTCTGCACAGCGGCGAGGTAAAGCGGACCTGTCGTAATCTTTCCTTAGAGTTTTGCTCTGCGGAAGAGCTTGCGGCCACCCCGCCTCTAGACTCTTGGATATTGGAGACGCTTGGTCTGCAAGATGAGAATACTGTTGACCCAGAACAAAGTTTCAACAGCCATATAACCAACCACAGTCCCTCTTTTAGCTGTGCACTTCCTAAACAAGATCATTACAATACGACAACCATAGGCAATTCTGTCAGCCTCAGTCCCGGTGCCGAGGCACATTGTGATTACAATAACATCATAGACTCACCCAGCAACTGCAGTTTGGATACCACTAGTGGCTACAACACCTCCCAGAGCCAAGTATCAGAATATACGACCCTTGACCCCTCAGCTTTGTACACCATCACGCCCACAGGGTCATTGGTCGTCTCTTCACCAGTGATGACCAATGCTCCACACTTCACCCCACCACGGGCAGCGTCCACTCCTTATCCCCAAGATGCGAGTCCTGGTGCGTATTACGACACACGTGGCTGTGAGTCCTCCAGTCCAGCAGGGGGTGACAGCCGGATTTTCTCCACACCCCGTATGTCCCGTAGCAGGACAGACTTAGCATTCAGCATGTCATTGAGTCCACAAAGTAGTGTTAAGACTCACAGTTTTCCTCAAGGACAAGCATTTACACGCAGAGATGCGCATGGAGGATGGAAGTTCACCTGGGTTCCCAAACAGTGTTCCTAGGACCCCACTTATGTTGTGGGAGAAAAGCAGGACTTAATTTGTGAAATATACAGGTTAATGAAGATTATTTCGATATCTCTgtgatgtattttattttgttgtttataaaaCGTGTATATAGTATTGCGTTATGATTGAAATGCATTGTCTTTGATGTTAGATACAGAATCGGAACTGAGTTTATGAAAAtggttttataataaatgtttctattaaaaaaaaaactatttcttACTTTGTAAAATGTATCCTTACATGAGCTCACATCATCCAGTCCTTCATACGATGCTGATTTACGTACGTGACATATGTCACTCGCTCTGACACCTGTATCAAAACACGAAATAACAGCCATGGCAGAAACGTGAGGCTGAACAACTGTCTATATAATTGTGAACTGAGGCATTAAGTATCAACGTTGTGGGTTCAAATCTTCTCCCGCTACAACGTTATTTCAAACCTATCATTGCCATTCCCACAGCTCTCTCTCCTTCCCTCCTTCTCCTACCTCTTTCCCTCCTTCTGGTTCTCTCCGTGCCGTTCTCCCCATTCTCCCGCCACCGAAAACAAAAGAGGGGGCCGGTCTGTCTCGAGGGATGCTTCCTCCCCGATCCGCCCCGCAGGTCTGAGATGGGCTGCACCCCCATGGGGGTCTTACATGGGATACTACTACCCCTCTATCCCACCCCTCTGCCCAGCCTCTCCCTCTCTGCTCTTCCCTCAGGGAGCTGGAGATGGCAGGGAAAGTTTGGGTCCTGAGTTAGCCATGGAGAAACCGGGGTGAGTGGTCTATCTTTAATGACACGGTTAAGCCCCCTGCAGATGGCCTCCAGATTGAGAGGTTGACAGGGAAGAGCACCTTGTGAGGTACAAGAGCCTCGAAAATACGGTTGAACAAGGAAGGATtatgataaaaagaaaacttgACTGGAAGATTAACAAAGAACAGGTCTAAgttatacgtgtgtgtgtgtgtgtcctatatgtgtatatttatgtgtgtgtgttacaatAATTgcattatagacggtttcagcagtaacaacataaacaaacataacttccggtaaacttccaGAATCAATAGTCTCTTTTAAGAGctatttatttctgataacaagctaaataaaaaacaagtagattaacttcaaaacatatctaaaatgtatcaaaaactacactgagctaacataACTGTGTTAAATTAACGTATGTTtactacagatcggctgccaatCTCCATGATCGCTATCGCTCCTCGTCttcaggaaaccaaaacatttgttattttcgacaatgtatttgttccagagttcattttagccaatagccagaccattaaacaaacagagacggttggcctcatttataaagtgtgcgtacacacagatttgatcgtaaagtgacgcaaaaatccacggcaaagtccatatttatagaaactgtctttgacgtggaaaagtgctaggtgtgagcagacgtacgcacttttgcttgttcgattgctgcaggtttttggaaatataagcaaTTTAaaagggtttaaacattgacaagcgctctttatttatgtttattacaTTAAGTACTAGGCATTGTTTATAAGgtggagatctgaaactgctcagctgcgcacaagttTAAGTTAATTTGCGATTTATACATTTCACATCTCtgaccgtgggttcacaccagccgtgtttGAGGCATTAAAATAGCGTGTACTGCGTCTAgcttgccgcttgaacattttaaatgcattcacGCATCTAAAGCGAAGTAGACGCGCAgaaaaaaagcaagcatttgaagcgcgtcagaggcgaaatccgcttcttgtgggaggggcaagtgctatgcgttTGTCGCTTTGcatggctgatgttgatcgtgcatttatcgagagagttaccggtttgtattcggtcaccttactatagggggaaaatagtttaaaaaacagCACGGGAATGCCGCGGGTCGATAaatgtcacgtgactcaaaagtgtaatatgtatttacaacttaccaggttgcccaatgtcctcactgacactcttccatgtgaggtcctttttattcctgtctctatagaaataagatcTTGTGttgtatagctccgggtgactgcttacggacaatatcaagcgtttcTCCATGTTGAATGTGTGACTATGGGAGGGGctacagcagcaagcaggctcctgattggttaacgcggcacgaaaATCCGCTAAAGTACAAAATTTTCAACTCTGgtgtcagccgcaaattcgcgtcaaacacaaaatgcacaaaaagcacaatTCACGCGTACATCACCAGACGCTCAATTCGTGCCATTCGTATGAACCAGACAcgcgaatgaggtggaatcgcgTCATTCGTGccgttatgctgcgtttacaccaaccatgtttgaggcatcaaaacatgtattcacattgacttaacattgaaatcactcgcgtttgatgcctctaccgtggctggtatAAACGCAGcatgagacctccagacgcgcgtcaacgcacCTTCACATTGACTTACCATTGAAATCATTTGCGCTTGACGACTCTACCGctgctggtgtgaacgcagcataatagAAAGGGGCACGTGCGTTTTCTGTGCGTAAGTCCGTTTTGTAATTCACACatacgcatttttgataaatgatcgtaagatcaaatgtaggatgtttctatgcagcattttataaatgaggccccagaagTAAAGTTCTTCCCAGATGCCTAACCTCGACCACGCACGTGCATCCAAAAAAACGTCTATAAAGGTACACTAAAAAAATCCCCGGTTGCACAtgattgaattaagttttcttaaaataattttttggatTTTTACACCAATTCAACATGATTGAATCAAGTTTTCTTggaatgaaatacattttaattcatgttaatttaattttgagaAAACCATATTCAATCATGTGCAACTAATgtccaaaagttttttttcagtttatttagATTTGGCCTGAAGCCATTTATATAGTCAATAAGCAATAAGATTGACATGATTGTGTTGTTAGAGGGAATGTCTATAATTGGACTAGTTAATAGTTAAGTTTAGTTAAGTGTTAATAGTAATagttattttgaatggaagACACGTTTAAAGATTTGAAATCTTAAACGTGTCTTTCATCCGAGTAACTTTAGTTTTGAATAGTGAATAAAAATTCAAACAATATGAAATTTACACAAAACGTTAACTGGCACAACATTGTAGGATCTGCAGGTTTACAGTTCATTTACAGGCAGGGAGGATATCAGTGTGTTTGCAATACTGAAAGATTTATTCCAGTGATAGagtttttaatataaaagtcTTTTGAATGCTGTATCACTTCATCTAACAAACTTATATGATAATGTATCATTTAAAGAGACTGTCACATTCCTGAAGAGTTGTCTGGTTAACTAGATGGACAGAGAGGTGTAACATTAACAGCAGAACTCCATAAAATTCACAAATAAACACAGaagtaaaaacattaaaacaaaacacacatcAAAATGGAGATTTATACTATAgatatttattgtatatttattgAACATAAACTCTTAACAAAAAACATTAAGCATTAGACATTTCAACCAAAGACATTTCAAATCtttgcacttttaaataaaacaattaatctTTGAATGTCAGATTTTTTGTGTACTTGGTTGTCACATGGTTAGTGAATCTGACAAAACGTTATATTTATGGCTATCCATTATCTGCACATATATCCTGACTGTTCCTTTCATTACTTTCATTATCACTAAAAAACACAATTCACATACAAAGTACTTAAAGTTAAGATTATGTAAATGAACATGTAAGATCTTTTGTGGCCAGCCATATAGAACTGTGATATTTATCTAATTTCCAGTTAGTGTTTCAGGCAAAAACTTATATTTTGACTGAGAAGCAATGGTTTAGTTTGAGA
This sequence is a window from Misgurnus anguillicaudatus chromosome 24, ASM2758022v2, whole genome shotgun sequence. Protein-coding genes within it:
- the gmnc gene encoding geminin coiled-coil domain-containing protein 1; this translates as MSTMLSCQDLSFAGGQRYDSSYSTSTLADGVDVSTATLVSLWDAGPLDNGARQHEPPPRDSPHVSEHRLGHHTWSDQLSPQLQRNKQLQDTLIQREEELARLQEENNKLKEFLNSSYVKSLEENSKKLLSNCKVQDGMRKRKSTHSDLGNVSQFLHSGEVKRTCRNLSLEFCSAEELAATPPLDSWILETLGLQDENTVDPEQSFNSHITNHSPSFSCALPKQDHYNTTTIGNSVSLSPGAEAHCDYNNIIDSPSNCSLDTTSGYNTSQSQVSEYTTLDPSALYTITPTGSLVVSSPVMTNAPHFTPPRAASTPYPQDASPGAYYDTRGCESSSPAGGDSRIFSTPRMSRSRTDLAFSMSLSPQSSVKTHSFPQGQAFTRRDAHGGWKFTWVPKQCS